The DNA sequence ATTATCCCTGACTACTAGAGATTTAAGGCAAGTCTTATGCTTTCTTGTTTAGCACAGAGGAGTTCTTATAAACTTGTTTGGCTCAATTTATGTATGGTGTATCAATAGAAACATCAAGACAAAGCAAGATgaagattataaattttgttgaggagtCTGACGATTAAAGGTTCTCAGTAAATTTACAACTTTGTGTTTAGCTATTATAATCCAGCGGGGTTACTAGACTAAACTTCTATTTCGCGATCCTTATCATTGAGATTCGGTATGTTTCCTTCCCACAGCTCAAGTAATTCTCTTTTCATCCAAGAGATCACAATCACAGGTCCCAAAGTAGAAGGCACCTACAAAAACCAACAAAAGGAACATTAGAAGCGAAACCAAACACATCATAAAATCACCAAAACATGAAATCAGCTGCACCAAGGTTAACgcaattattgtaaaatttaacattaatatgTAAAAGCTCAAGATTATCTTAGGTTAAGCTTACTTTTCATTTTCGGCATGTACCAGACCTAAGGATCTCCTTCTATATTATGGTGAAAAGATACTAATGTTTATTCCATTTATGATCACAGGAAACAAGAATGAAAATGAGACAGGTTCctgtttaaatattattattcatttaggATGATTCCAACAGATACGAGTTTGTATGCTCTTAAGAATGGAGCACCATTGACAATCATGAGAATAAGAACTATGGATCAGGTATCGCATTGTTTGAAATTCTACCAAGCAAATTAATTtcgaaaaataataaacaatgatCGGATGTACAGTGCAACTTATGCACTGGGCCAATGGGAAGTAGTCATTATGCACTTAGACTTTGATCCTAGAAAACAGATGACAAAATGACAAACAAACAGCCCGTTACTAACATTGCAATTTACAAACCAAATATATACGTTGTGAAAAAATGCTCAACAATTTCAGTTTACAAACAACTGCGGCACAAATCTAGCAACCGTAACTTCTATTGATAAGTGCACCGAGGAATATAGAACCAACTTTTACAAGGGAAGCAAGGGTTACACAATGGAAACTGTAGCTTCTACTGTTAGTGCACCTAGGAAGAACATAGAACCAACTTTTACAAGAGAAGCTAGGGATATACACAATGGCTACTGTAACCTCTATTGTTAAGTGCAACCTAGGAACATAGAACCAACTTTTACATATGTTGATAACAGAAGAGATGGAGAAATTAAGGAGTCAACTTTTATGATCCATCATAAGGCCAATAATTGCATCACATAGATAATGGATTGATGAACAATCTCCTGTTTTGATCTATTTAGTTTAACCCAAAAAAATCCGGCAAAATTATCTTCAGATTGAATTTCAAGATGGAAATTCTTCAAGTTGGTATGCCATACTAATGGACTGGGTAGAGAAATAACAAAGCTAAAATGAGTCATAACTGTGACTACTTTCTTGTATTAGTCATACAACCTAAAACCTcccaatatataaatagataaaggAATTCCAGTTGTGTGCACATTAGCACATAAAAAGAGTCAAAAATGTCTttttatctgaaaaaaaaaaactttattatataaaaaacacaaaagtCATTCTATGCCAACGATCTTGAGTAACTTAAAGTGTTTAATAAGATGTATTTAATGTCTTCCCTGCTCATGAGCACACAAACAGAATAAATATGACAAGAACATAAGTTCAGGAATAAATGATGTAAAAAGTAAAGGTAGCTATGAAACCAGTATAATgacaagaataaaaagaaaaacagaagtACCAGATACAGAAGTGCAGGTTGAGGTGAGTGAGTCAAGACACCAGCAGCCAAAGCAGTTACTAAACCAATGGCATACCCAGGTAGTGCATACCATATGTACTTGTGCCCCTTTGAGGAATGTAACTCAAAGAGATTTACAATGTCCCTGCTCTTGCGATAATCAAAGCAGAGGACTAAAGCCAGGAGCATTCCTGGGATAGCCTATAAAAGAagacaaaaatttataaaacatggTCAGCCTACGGTGATATTgtaaataaacaatttatagTTTAACAATACAAGCACTGGAGCACAAAGAAAGCATAAGCATTTAACATATCACATTCAATGCAATCTTACAACATAAATTTCAATGAAATCAAACCACCTTGTAGCATGAGAAGTTAAACACCCTTTCAAATTTCAGTCCAATATAAATTGGTTCAGGGGAAGGAGGTTTTACAGCAACATGTACAATACAACAAAGTGAACAATAgccatatcttttttttttcaattctattGCTCTTGCATATGATATGACATAATATTTCCCTGAAAAGGGGTTCAAAATCATAATGATAATACATGTTAATCCACATAACATACATAAAACCTAACAAGGCAGGATGCATGAAGAAAACAAGAGAAAGAAGTGCACGACATATAAAATTTGCACAACCGATTTAAATCAAACAACATGAAGCTTTCTATAGTTCAATATTAAGTGAAGTAAATCCAAAACAACACAGTAGTACTTCATATGACAGTAAACAATTGAAAAGAGAGTCTAAAACTCAGAAACAGTTACGGACAAATCCACATATCGTTAGAGATAGAGGGTAAGAATGTCATACCATGTCACCTAAACCAAGCATCATGAAGTCCGTCGCATTCTCTCCAGGAACAACACCGCCCAGCAAATTTCTTGGAAAAACAATCTTTACAGGCAACTCTAACTTCTTGGTTATTAGTTGCAACCCAGGAAGGCTTAAACTATTAGCAACTGTGTGCACGGGATTTGATGCTTGCTGCGTTGCTACTGATACCATGACATTTGCACCAAAAAATCTTTCggaaaagaaaacccaaaaaatgtCATATACGAATAGACAAAGAAGGAGCATTGCACAAATCTTGATGTTTGGGAGACGCACATGGCTTACAAAAGCAATGCATATAGATATGCCTAATAAATTATTCAGTATCCAATGACCAGAAACAAGCCAAGACGCGACTATGAAAGAGCAAACTACCAACAGTATAGCTTGGAGTCGTGTAAAAGATTTTGAGCAACATCGTGAAACAAATGGATCAGCTAAACCAAACTGTGTCTTTAGATAAGCAACATAAGGAGACAAGCAGAAGAAAAGGGAAGAAGCGGACGCAATGGCAGTGAATGCAGTGAGAAGCTGCGAGACAGATGAGAACAAGTAGAACATCAAAAGCAAGCTAAAAGAGCTCATGACAGGGATCATCAAGGCTTGTGACCTATCCAATGTAATGGATGCTTCGGATAAGTCACGATTACGTTCCATTTCCTTGCCGTAGTTTAGAGCTCGAAACGCAGAACCAAATGTCACAGCCACTGCTGTAGTGATAAGTGTCACAGGTGCAGGCTCGAGCAAATACAAAAGTTTCGAAAGGGATTCCATTTTACAAGAGGCACGATTATGTCAAGCCTACTTTCATGCATACACAACTCAACACCTGTAACTTTACAACCAAAGTTGCACAGTTTTTAATTTGGAAGACAAAATCCTAAGCAGTTAAAACCGTGCAACCTGCATAAAGCAAATGAACCTTGTAAGCACATGTAAGTATTTCATTGAAAAAACAAACGtgcaacaaaaataatttcagaATCATAAGCTATATTCCCATTTATACCAcgcacacacaaaaaaaaaaaaaaaggtttccTCTAAGGTCTAACCACTACAACAGCAGTGTCATCCCTCTAAAGCATACAAACCCATCAGAATATGTTCACATTATGGTTTTATTTACCCCAAATCCAAATTCGACAGATTTCTTTCTTGATTTCAAAAAAGCAATTAAATTGAGTAATGCACCCAAAATTCTCATCATCCCTTTATTCTTCTTTCTCACGATCACATCTATTAaccccacaaaaaaa is a window from the Vigna unguiculata cultivar IT97K-499-35 chromosome 7, ASM411807v1, whole genome shotgun sequence genome containing:
- the LOC114192204 gene encoding signal peptide peptidase-like 1 yields the protein MESLSKLLYLLEPAPVTLITTAVAVTFGSAFRALNYGKEMERNRDLSEASITLDRSQALMIPVMSSFSLLLMFYLFSSVSQLLTAFTAIASASSLFFCLSPYVAYLKTQFGLADPFVSRCCSKSFTRLQAILLVVCSFIVASWLVSGHWILNNLLGISICIAFVSHVRLPNIKICAMLLLCLFVYDIFWVFFSERFFGANVMVSVATQQASNPVHTVANSLSLPGLQLITKKLELPVKIVFPRNLLGGVVPGENATDFMMLGLGDMAIPGMLLALVLCFDYRKSRDIVNLFELHSSKGHKYIWYALPGYAIGLVTALAAGVLTHSPQPALLYLVPSTLGPVIVISWMKRELLELWEGNIPNLNDKDREIEV